From one Magnetofaba australis IT-1 genomic stretch:
- the moaD gene encoding molybdopterin converting factor subunit 1, producing MAKLLYFASVREAMGRGAEELPLPATVTDVASLRRHLGQLGAPYAEALTAPHLHVAVNQAHARDADPVGQSDEIAFFPPVSGG from the coding sequence ATGGCCAAACTGCTCTATTTCGCCTCGGTGCGGGAGGCGATGGGTCGCGGCGCTGAAGAGTTGCCGCTGCCCGCCACAGTGACCGATGTAGCCTCCCTGCGCCGTCACTTGGGCCAACTGGGCGCGCCCTACGCCGAGGCGTTGACCGCGCCCCATCTGCACGTGGCGGTCAACCAAGCCCACGCCCGCGACGCCGACCCGGTGGGCCAGAGCGATGAGATCGCCTTCTTCCCGCCGGTAAGCGGCGGCTGA
- a CDS encoding Hsp20/alpha crystallin family protein produces MSLISFDPFAELRAFNREFDRAFAANAKRRAEFEAPLDIIENEQAVAILVDLPGVEKEAIQINLEEETLTIAAERKAPELPEKTQMRLNERPWGQFQRAFRLPRGLDAQRIEAEFAHGVLTITIPRAEQAKARAIPVTAH; encoded by the coding sequence ATGTCTTTGATCAGCTTTGACCCGTTTGCCGAACTGCGCGCTTTCAACCGTGAGTTTGATCGCGCCTTCGCCGCCAACGCCAAGCGCCGCGCCGAATTCGAAGCGCCGCTGGACATTATCGAAAATGAGCAGGCGGTGGCGATCCTTGTCGACCTGCCGGGGGTGGAGAAAGAGGCGATCCAGATCAATCTGGAGGAGGAGACCCTCACCATCGCCGCCGAACGCAAAGCCCCGGAGTTGCCGGAGAAGACCCAGATGCGTCTGAATGAGCGGCCCTGGGGCCAGTTTCAGCGCGCGTTTCGTCTGCCGCGCGGCCTCGACGCCCAGCGCATCGAGGCGGAGTTCGCCCATGGCGTGCTCACCATCACCATCCCCCGCGCCGAGCAAGCCAAAGCCCGCGCGATTCCGGTCACGGCGCACTAA